AAAGGCCACCATGTGTATACCAATGAAGTCATCCATGTTCTCGGCGAGGCTGCCGATTAAATTTGCCAGAGTACCTGTGGCAGATTACAATGTACACAGATAGGAATACATAGAAAGGGTGACAAAACATGAGTAAACATATCATATCGACCAACAAAGCCCCTGGAGCTATCGGACCATACAGCCAAGCTGTTGAAATCAATGGATTTGTGTATACTTCAGGCCAACTGGGATTGAATCCGGAAACAGGGGAATTCGGTGAAGGGGTTCAGGAGCAAGCGAAGTTGTCGCTCAACAACGTAAAGGCGATTCTTGAAGCAGCCGGGACAAGCCTCGACCACGTGGTGAAAACCACCGTATTTTTGAAGGATATGAACGATTTTGCAGCGGTGAACGAAGTGTACGGCAGCTTCTTCTCCGAGCCATACCCAGCACGCAGCGCCGTTGAGGTTGCTCGTTTGCCGAAGGACGGACTGGTTGAGATTGAGGTCATCGCCGTTAAGCAATAAGCGATTATCAATGTAAAAAGGAGCTTTGCCTGCAT
Above is a window of Paenibacillus sp. FSL K6-1330 DNA encoding:
- a CDS encoding RidA family protein, which encodes MSKHIISTNKAPGAIGPYSQAVEINGFVYTSGQLGLNPETGEFGEGVQEQAKLSLNNVKAILEAAGTSLDHVVKTTVFLKDMNDFAAVNEVYGSFFSEPYPARSAVEVARLPKDGLVEIEVIAVKQ